The proteins below come from a single Azospirillum thiophilum genomic window:
- the sppA gene encoding signal peptide peptidase SppA, with translation MRIVRFFVRLFATIGFLMVAGAVTVVVLAVRHEPALPDAVVLDLDLSKPLSESEGGKLGGLFEHQATLREALDALDRGRRDPRVKGVLARFGDDSIGFAQTQELRTAIERFRASGRFAVAFAEEYGGAGPGNRSYLLASAFDDVWLQPLGTLGLTGLSAELPFAREAFDMLGVQPQFMQREEYKSFAETFMRSGMTPANREMTEALVADLTGQLVDGVAKSRRLAPAAVRAAMDKAPLLSREALDQKLVDHLGYADEARDAALKRAGAGAETVEPADYLSVAGGPNDKGPTIALIHAVGTITGGKSETPALGEVAAGSETIVEAIEEAADDPDVRAILFRIDSGGGSVSASEAIRRALVKAREKGKPVIASMGDATASGGYWIALAADRIVASPATVTGSIGVVAGKFGVNGLSEKLGIHWERVQSARNAGLWSPLHPFDDSGAERLNAIIDDTYATFLQRVADARRMTPEQARGIAKGRVWTGAQARDLGLVDDLGGQDQALALARTAAGLAADAEVTLAPYPPPKSVTDQLFDLMAGKGELVGALAAVAELRPLLAQLRPLMAAVQGEGVQARMPAMSLDR, from the coding sequence ATGAGGATTGTCCGCTTCTTCGTCCGCCTGTTCGCCACCATCGGATTCCTGATGGTGGCCGGCGCGGTGACGGTGGTGGTGCTGGCCGTCCGCCACGAGCCGGCCCTGCCCGATGCGGTGGTGCTGGATCTCGACCTCTCCAAGCCGCTGTCCGAAAGCGAGGGCGGCAAGCTGGGCGGCCTGTTCGAGCATCAGGCCACCCTGCGCGAGGCGCTGGACGCGCTCGACCGCGGCCGGCGCGACCCGCGTGTCAAGGGCGTGCTGGCCCGCTTCGGCGACGATTCCATCGGCTTCGCCCAGACGCAGGAGCTGCGCACCGCCATCGAGCGGTTCCGCGCGTCGGGCCGCTTCGCCGTCGCCTTCGCCGAGGAGTATGGCGGGGCCGGGCCGGGCAACCGCTCCTACCTGCTGGCCAGCGCCTTCGACGATGTCTGGCTCCAGCCGCTGGGCACGCTGGGCCTGACCGGCCTGTCGGCCGAACTGCCCTTCGCCCGCGAGGCGTTCGACATGCTCGGCGTGCAGCCGCAGTTCATGCAGCGCGAGGAATACAAGAGCTTCGCCGAGACCTTCATGAGGTCCGGCATGACCCCGGCCAACCGGGAGATGACCGAGGCGCTGGTGGCCGACCTGACCGGCCAGCTGGTCGACGGCGTCGCCAAGAGCCGGCGTCTGGCCCCTGCAGCGGTGCGGGCGGCGATGGACAAGGCGCCGCTGCTGAGCCGCGAGGCGCTGGACCAGAAGCTGGTCGACCATCTCGGCTATGCCGACGAGGCGCGCGACGCCGCGCTCAAGCGGGCGGGTGCCGGGGCGGAGACGGTGGAGCCGGCCGACTATCTGTCGGTGGCCGGCGGCCCCAACGACAAGGGTCCGACCATCGCGCTGATCCATGCGGTCGGCACCATCACCGGCGGCAAGAGCGAGACGCCGGCGCTGGGCGAGGTCGCCGCCGGGTCGGAGACCATCGTCGAGGCGATCGAGGAGGCCGCCGACGATCCCGATGTGCGCGCCATCCTGTTCCGCATCGACAGCGGCGGCGGCTCGGTCTCGGCGTCGGAAGCGATCCGGCGGGCGCTGGTCAAGGCGCGCGAGAAGGGCAAGCCGGTGATCGCCAGCATGGGCGACGCGACGGCCTCGGGCGGCTACTGGATCGCGCTGGCGGCCGACCGCATCGTCGCCTCCCCCGCCACCGTCACCGGCTCCATCGGCGTCGTCGCCGGCAAGTTCGGGGTCAACGGCCTGTCGGAGAAGCTGGGCATCCACTGGGAGCGGGTGCAGAGCGCCCGCAACGCCGGCCTGTGGTCGCCGCTGCACCCGTTCGACGACAGCGGGGCGGAGCGGCTGAACGCGATCATCGACGACACCTATGCCACCTTCCTGCAACGGGTGGCCGACGCGCGGCGGATGACGCCCGAGCAGGCCCGCGGCATCGCCAAGGGCCGGGTGTGGACCGGCGCCCAGGCGCGCGACCTCGGGCTGGTCGACGATCTCGGCGGACAGGACCAGGCATTGGCGCTGGCCCGCACCGCCGCCGGGCTGGCCGCGGATGCCGAGGTGACGCTGGCCCCCTACCCGCCGCCGAAATCGGTGACCGACCAGCTGTTCGACCTGATGGCCGGCAAGGGCGAGCTGGTCGGCGCGCTGGCGGCGGTGGCTGA
- a CDS encoding peroxidase-related enzyme (This protein belongs to a clade of uncharacterized proteins related to peroxidases such as the alkylhydroperoxidase AhpD.), giving the protein MPQPDHVMALPLPEKPDLDADMQALFDKCVEKLGFVPNVLQAYALRPRKLRNFALFYNELMLGESGLSKLEREMIAVVVSSANHCYYCLVAHGQAVRKLSGDPELGEMLVANYRVAPLDPRQRAMLDFAWKLTKEPMSIGEPDREALRTAGFSAEDIFDIADTAGFYNMSNRVATAVDMMPNREYHKQDR; this is encoded by the coding sequence ATGCCGCAACCCGATCACGTCATGGCCCTGCCGCTGCCCGAAAAGCCGGATCTCGACGCCGACATGCAGGCCCTGTTCGACAAATGCGTCGAAAAGCTGGGTTTCGTGCCCAACGTGCTCCAGGCCTATGCCTTGCGGCCGCGGAAGCTGCGCAACTTCGCCCTGTTCTACAACGAGTTGATGCTGGGCGAGAGCGGCCTCAGCAAGCTGGAGCGCGAGATGATCGCCGTGGTCGTCTCGTCGGCCAACCATTGCTACTACTGCCTCGTCGCCCATGGGCAGGCGGTGCGCAAGCTGTCCGGCGATCCGGAACTGGGCGAGATGCTGGTCGCCAATTACCGCGTCGCCCCGCTCGATCCCCGCCAGCGCGCCATGCTCGATTTCGCCTGGAAGCTGACGAAGGAGCCGATGTCGATCGGCGAGCCCGACCGCGAGGCACTGCGCACCGCCGGCTTCAGCGCCGAGGACATCTTCGACATCGCCGACACCGCCGGCTTCTACAACATGTCCAACCGTGTCGCGACCGCGGTGGACATGATGCCCAACCGCGAGTACCACAAGCAGGACCGCTGA
- a CDS encoding response regulator produces MTQPKLELLSVLVVEDSGFIRKVLTATLRAIGIGRVEGVASGAAAIRWLEERRAALPPGTAPVDLILSDLVMPEVNGLMLLRWIRYSPRSPDKFLPVLMLSGAADRQYVEQARDLGATDFIAKPFSAQTIASRLLFAIARPRRFVLAKGYFGPDRRRADKPVAMDCRMTAPSEILVVHSASKARGIDRFPVIHFELPNRLGAKAGLAPRDPVPTLPPEVLAAAEEEIQNRAGDYAVWIGAEVEEMGRRVDRLPREPEAVPGLLAQVNRAAHEMRGQGGIFGYPLITMIAKSLYEATRCGPAAVSAGEHLLFKAHVDAIRAVMTGRVSGDGGATGQQLLASLEVAKRKHAKAAEAGRG; encoded by the coding sequence ATGACCCAGCCGAAGCTCGAGCTTCTGTCGGTCCTGGTGGTGGAGGACAGCGGCTTCATCCGCAAGGTCCTGACCGCGACGTTGCGTGCCATCGGCATCGGCCGGGTCGAGGGGGTGGCGAGCGGCGCCGCCGCGATCCGCTGGCTGGAGGAGCGGCGCGCGGCCTTGCCGCCGGGAACCGCGCCGGTCGACCTGATCCTGTCCGATCTGGTGATGCCCGAGGTGAACGGGCTGATGCTGCTGCGCTGGATCCGCTACAGCCCGAGGAGCCCGGACAAGTTCCTGCCGGTGCTGATGCTGTCGGGAGCCGCCGACCGCCAGTATGTCGAGCAGGCGCGCGACCTGGGGGCGACCGATTTCATCGCCAAGCCCTTCTCCGCCCAGACCATCGCCAGCCGGCTGCTGTTCGCCATTGCCCGGCCGCGCCGCTTCGTGCTGGCCAAGGGTTATTTCGGCCCCGACCGCCGCCGCGCCGACAAGCCGGTCGCCATGGATTGCCGGATGACGGCGCCGTCGGAGATCCTGGTGGTCCACAGCGCGTCGAAGGCGCGCGGCATCGACCGTTTCCCGGTCATCCATTTCGAGCTGCCCAACCGGCTGGGCGCCAAGGCCGGCCTCGCCCCGCGCGACCCGGTGCCGACCCTGCCGCCCGAGGTGCTGGCCGCGGCGGAGGAGGAGATCCAGAACCGTGCCGGCGACTATGCGGTGTGGATCGGCGCCGAGGTGGAGGAGATGGGCCGCCGCGTCGACCGCCTGCCGCGCGAACCCGAGGCGGTGCCCGGCCTGCTGGCCCAGGTCAACCGCGCCGCCCACGAGATGCGCGGGCAGGGCGGCATCTTCGGCTATCCGCTGATCACCATGATCGCCAAGTCGCTGTACGAGGCGACCCGCTGCGGGCCGGCTGCGGTGAGCGCCGGCGAGCATCTGCTGTTCAAGGCCCATGTCGATGCGATCAGGGCGGTGATGACCGGCAGGGTCAGCGGCGACGGCGGCGCCACCGGACAGCAGCTGCTGGCGTCGCTGGAGGTGGCGAAGCGCAAGCATGCCAAGGCGGCGGAGGCGGGGCGGGGGTGA
- a CDS encoding methyl-accepting chemotaxis protein encodes MSLLLPAVDRLLGNLPFARKLALALSLPAAGALLLSGLTVWEQYGESRRAADLETVTGLSVGMTGLVHELQKERGSSSVFLSAKLDRDRQRMEAARAASDARLAALLPQFDTVRLNSDRLRATVAAAKDQLGRLAALRHGVDGLSMPSLEAVKTYTGLIRILLDAAAQAQSVSGDPDQVLAAQAMLAVSEAKERLGQQRAVGGAAFRKDRFPADAHERFIELSGEYKALMAGLRAKLTADEAAFFDRTFAGPAVEEVERMRRIGIASAYGAGNQGIDAGAWFDTATTVIDMLRAVETRVADDLIALAGRDARDSMTRLTGVAAGIAALLAAMTLAALLVARNITRPIARLNGDMARMEAGERELAIDGAGRADELGAMARSLDQFRRSLARADRLAAEQTRHHEERLRQAERLETLVDAFDRHIETVAEELAGAAAGLRGNAERMSHIASDTELHVLSVARASEGASENVQAVAAASEQLSSSIAEIGRQMAGSTEMAEKAVADVRHTAGVIANLSGAARQVGEIVQLITDIASQTNLLALNATIEAARAGEAGKGFAVVASEVKTLASQTAKATEDITAKVAEIRSATGQTVEAIGGIGSIVTHIEENISAVAAAVEQQNAATAEIGRNVRQAADGTGEVSHNAGLVGAEAGRAGAMAKEVLSMADTLKRNADGLRRDVAEFIAQIRAA; translated from the coding sequence ATGAGCCTGCTGCTGCCGGCCGTCGACCGTCTGCTCGGCAACCTGCCCTTCGCCCGCAAGCTGGCGCTCGCCCTGTCGCTGCCGGCGGCCGGCGCCCTGCTGCTGTCGGGGCTGACGGTGTGGGAACAATATGGCGAGAGCCGGCGCGCTGCCGATCTGGAGACGGTGACCGGCCTGTCGGTGGGCATGACCGGCCTCGTCCACGAGCTGCAGAAGGAACGCGGTTCCTCCTCGGTCTTCCTCAGCGCGAAGCTGGACCGGGACCGCCAGCGGATGGAGGCCGCCCGCGCCGCCTCCGACGCGCGGCTCGCGGCCCTGCTGCCGCAGTTCGACACCGTGCGGCTGAACAGCGACCGTCTGCGGGCGACGGTGGCGGCGGCGAAGGACCAGCTGGGGCGGCTGGCCGCCCTGCGCCACGGCGTCGATGGCCTGTCGATGCCGTCGCTGGAAGCGGTGAAGACCTATACCGGGCTGATCCGCATCCTGCTCGACGCGGCGGCGCAGGCGCAGTCGGTGTCCGGCGATCCCGACCAGGTGCTGGCCGCCCAGGCCATGCTGGCCGTGTCGGAGGCGAAGGAGCGGCTGGGCCAGCAGCGCGCCGTCGGCGGCGCGGCCTTCCGCAAGGACCGTTTTCCCGCCGACGCGCACGAGCGCTTCATCGAGCTGTCCGGCGAGTACAAGGCCCTGATGGCCGGGCTGCGGGCCAAGCTGACGGCGGACGAGGCCGCCTTCTTCGACCGGACCTTCGCCGGCCCGGCGGTGGAGGAGGTCGAGCGGATGCGCCGCATTGGCATCGCCTCGGCCTATGGTGCCGGCAATCAGGGCATCGATGCCGGCGCATGGTTCGACACCGCCACCACCGTCATCGACATGCTGCGCGCCGTTGAAACGCGGGTGGCCGACGACCTGATCGCGCTGGCCGGCCGCGACGCGCGGGACTCGATGACGCGGCTGACCGGGGTCGCCGCCGGCATCGCCGCGCTGCTGGCGGCGATGACGCTGGCCGCCCTGCTGGTCGCCCGCAACATCACCCGTCCGATCGCCCGCCTGAACGGCGACATGGCACGGATGGAGGCCGGCGAGCGGGAACTGGCCATCGACGGGGCCGGCCGTGCCGACGAGCTGGGCGCCATGGCCCGCAGCCTGGACCAGTTCCGCCGGAGCCTCGCCCGCGCCGACCGGCTCGCCGCCGAACAGACGCGGCATCACGAGGAGCGGCTGCGCCAGGCCGAGCGGCTGGAGACGCTGGTCGATGCCTTCGACCGCCATATCGAGACGGTGGCCGAGGAGCTGGCCGGCGCCGCCGCCGGCCTGCGCGGCAACGCCGAGCGGATGAGCCACATCGCGTCCGACACCGAACTGCATGTGCTGTCGGTCGCCCGCGCGTCGGAAGGCGCGTCGGAGAATGTCCAGGCGGTCGCCGCCGCGTCGGAACAGCTGTCCTCCTCCATCGCCGAGATCGGGCGCCAGATGGCCGGCTCGACCGAGATGGCGGAAAAGGCGGTCGCCGACGTCCGCCACACCGCCGGCGTCATCGCCAACCTCAGCGGCGCCGCCCGGCAGGTCGGCGAGATCGTGCAGCTGATCACCGACATCGCCAGCCAGACCAACCTGCTGGCGCTGAACGCCACCATCGAGGCGGCCCGCGCCGGCGAGGCCGGCAAGGGGTTCGCGGTGGTGGCGAGCGAGGTGAAGACGCTGGCCAGCCAGACGGCGAAGGCGACCGAGGACATCACCGCCAAGGTCGCCGAAATCCGCTCGGCGACCGGCCAGACCGTCGAGGCGATCGGCGGCATCGGCAGCATCGTCACCCACATCGAGGAGAACATCTCGGCCGTAGCCGCCGCGGTGGAGCAGCAGAACGCCGCCACCGCCGAGATCGGCCGCAACGTCCGCCAGGCCGCCGACGGCACCGGCGAGGTGTCGCACAATGCCGGGCTGGTCGGCGCCGAAGCCGGCCGCGCCGGCGCCATGGCGAAGGAGGTGCTGTCGATGGCCGACACGCTGAAACGCAACGCCGACGGCCTGCGCCGCGACGTGGCGGAGTTCATCGCGCAGATCCGGGCGGCGTGA
- a CDS encoding LL-diaminopimelate aminotransferase codes for MSNTEFHRIKRLPPYVFAEVNAMKARARANGADIVDLGMGNPDQATPQHIVDKLVEAVRDPKTHRYSNSRGIPGLRKAHAAYYKRRFNVDVDPETECIVTIGSKEGLANLAQAITSPGDIILVPNPSYPIHPFGFILAGASVRHLPVGMENGASTDIDSFMMMLERAVRHSVPKPLALVLNYPSNPTAEVVGLDFYRPIVEFCRKHGIYILSDLAYAEIFFDDQPPPSILEIPEAREIAVEFTSMSKTYSMAGWRIGFATGNKTLITALARIKSYLDYGAFTPIQVAAAAALNGPQDCVLQVREMYKQRRDVMIEGLAAAGWEVPSPTASMFAWAPIPPQFAHLGSLEFSKLLLQQAEVAVAPGIGFGEYGDGHVRLAMVENVHRIRQATRNIKEFFRSNAGGVAASKDPAARAALLDSEKAKA; via the coding sequence ATGTCCAACACCGAATTCCATCGCATCAAGCGCCTGCCGCCCTACGTCTTCGCCGAAGTCAACGCGATGAAGGCACGAGCTCGAGCTAATGGCGCCGACATCGTCGACCTCGGCATGGGCAATCCCGACCAGGCGACTCCCCAGCACATCGTCGACAAGCTGGTCGAGGCCGTGCGCGATCCGAAGACGCACCGCTACTCGAACTCCCGCGGCATCCCCGGCCTGCGCAAGGCCCATGCCGCCTATTACAAGCGCCGCTTCAACGTCGACGTCGATCCCGAGACCGAGTGCATCGTCACCATCGGCTCTAAGGAGGGGCTGGCCAACCTCGCCCAGGCGATCACCAGCCCGGGCGACATCATCCTGGTGCCGAATCCCAGCTATCCGATCCATCCCTTCGGCTTCATCCTGGCCGGCGCCTCGGTGCGCCATCTGCCGGTGGGCATGGAGAACGGCGCCTCGACCGACATCGACAGCTTCATGATGATGCTGGAGCGCGCGGTGCGCCACAGCGTGCCCAAGCCGCTGGCGCTGGTGCTGAACTACCCGTCCAACCCGACGGCCGAGGTGGTCGGGCTGGATTTCTACCGTCCTATCGTCGAGTTCTGCCGCAAGCACGGCATCTACATCCTGTCCGATCTGGCCTATGCCGAGATCTTCTTCGACGACCAGCCGCCGCCCTCGATCCTGGAGATCCCGGAAGCGCGCGAGATCGCGGTGGAATTCACCTCGATGTCGAAGACCTATTCGATGGCCGGCTGGCGCATCGGCTTCGCCACCGGCAACAAGACGCTGATCACCGCGCTGGCCCGCATCAAGTCGTACCTGGACTATGGCGCCTTCACGCCGATCCAGGTCGCCGCCGCCGCCGCGCTGAACGGTCCGCAGGACTGCGTGCTGCAGGTGCGCGAGATGTACAAGCAGCGCCGCGACGTGATGATCGAGGGGCTGGCCGCCGCCGGCTGGGAGGTTCCCAGCCCGACGGCGTCGATGTTCGCCTGGGCGCCGATCCCGCCGCAGTTCGCCCATCTGGGCTCGCTGGAATTCTCCAAGCTGCTGCTGCAGCAGGCGGAGGTGGCGGTGGCCCCCGGCATCGGCTTCGGCGAGTATGGCGATGGCCATGTCCGTCTGGCGATGGTGGAGAATGTCCACCGCATCCGCCAGGCGACCCGCAACATCAAGGAGTTCTTCCGCTCCAACGCCGGCGGCGTCGCGGCGAGCAAGGACCCTGCGGCCCGCGCCGCCCTTCTGGATTCCGAGAAAGCGAAAGCCTGA
- a CDS encoding homoserine dehydrogenase yields the protein MPNAQQAPLKIAVAGLGTVGAGVLKLLDAQASLIEQRCGRRIEVVAVSARSRGKDRGVDLSRVQWFDDPVALAAESGADLVVELIGGSEGPARDTVATAIETGKHVVTANKALLAVHGTEIARKAEAKGLTVAFEAAVAGGIPIIKGLREGLAANAVSEIHGILNGTCNYILTEMRTTGRDFADVLADAQALGYAEADPSFDIDGVDAAHKLAILASVAFGTPVDFPSVYIEGIRQVSAVDFDYADQLGFRIKLLGIARRTAAGVEQRVHPCMVPKTAPIASVDGVFNAVVAQADFADRVLFVGRGAGAGPTASAVVADLIDIARGRSTPTFGVPADRLGAASPSPMEARRGSYYVRLMVVDRPGVIADIAAAMRDQDVSMEQFLQRGRSPDAGVPVVLTTHDTDEAAMQRALATIAASDSVLEPPRMIRIEQF from the coding sequence ATGCCGAACGCCCAGCAAGCCCCCCTGAAAATCGCCGTCGCCGGCCTCGGTACGGTCGGCGCCGGCGTCCTGAAGCTGCTGGACGCCCAAGCTTCGTTGATCGAACAGCGCTGCGGCCGCCGCATCGAGGTGGTCGCGGTCAGCGCCCGGTCCCGGGGCAAGGACCGCGGCGTCGATTTGTCGCGGGTGCAGTGGTTCGACGATCCGGTCGCCCTGGCGGCGGAAAGCGGCGCCGATCTGGTGGTCGAACTGATCGGCGGGTCGGAAGGCCCGGCGCGCGACACCGTCGCCACCGCCATCGAGACCGGCAAGCATGTCGTCACCGCCAACAAGGCGCTGCTGGCCGTCCATGGCACCGAGATCGCCCGCAAGGCCGAAGCCAAAGGCCTGACCGTCGCCTTCGAGGCGGCGGTGGCCGGCGGCATCCCGATCATCAAGGGACTGCGCGAGGGGCTGGCCGCCAATGCGGTGTCGGAGATCCACGGCATCCTCAACGGCACCTGCAACTACATCCTGACCGAGATGCGCACCACCGGCCGCGATTTCGCGGACGTGCTGGCCGACGCGCAGGCTCTGGGATATGCCGAAGCGGATCCGAGCTTCGACATCGACGGGGTGGACGCGGCGCACAAGCTGGCGATCCTGGCCTCGGTAGCCTTCGGCACCCCGGTCGATTTCCCGTCCGTCTATATCGAGGGCATCCGGCAGGTGTCGGCGGTCGATTTCGACTATGCCGACCAGCTGGGCTTCCGCATCAAGCTGCTGGGCATCGCCCGGCGCACCGCCGCCGGCGTCGAGCAGCGCGTGCATCCCTGCATGGTGCCGAAGACCGCCCCCATCGCGTCGGTCGACGGCGTGTTCAACGCCGTGGTGGCGCAGGCCGACTTCGCCGACCGCGTGCTGTTCGTCGGCCGCGGCGCCGGTGCCGGCCCGACCGCGTCGGCGGTGGTCGCCGACCTGATCGACATCGCCCGCGGGCGCTCTACTCCGACCTTCGGCGTCCCGGCCGACCGGCTGGGCGCGGCGTCGCCGTCGCCGATGGAGGCGCGCCGTGGGTCTTACTACGTCCGCCTGATGGTGGTGGACCGCCCCGGTGTGATAGCGGATATCGCGGCGGCGATGCGCGACCAGGACGTCTCCATGGAGCAGTTCCTGCAGCGCGGCCGGTCGCCGGACGCCGGCGTTCCGGTGGTCCTCACCACCCACGACACCGACGAGGCGGCCATGCAGCGCGCGCTTGCGACCATCGCGGCCAGCGACAGCGTGCTGGAGCCGCCGCGGATGATCCGGATCGAACAGTTCTGA
- the glpX gene encoding class II fructose-bisphosphatase, translating to MSTPSTHVDLSHMDRNLALEAVRVTEAAALSASLLMGRGDEKLADQAAVDAMRQALNTLYIDGTVVIGEGERDEAPMLYIGEKVGAGIGSGPKVDIALDPLEGTTICATGGPNSLAVIAMAEEGGFLNAPDVYMDKIAVGAGLPDNVVDLDETPANNLKALAAAKGTDVEELLVCILNRPRHAELIARVREAGARIMLINDGDVSGVIATSQAGTGVDMYVGSGGAPEGVLAAAALRCIGGQFQGRLLFRNDDEKARAAKWGVTDLDKKYSLHELARGNVMFAATGVTDGAMLKGVRRFPGGAYTHSVIMRSKSGTVRYIEAHHNLSRKVSVK from the coding sequence ATGTCTACGCCGTCTACGCATGTCGACCTGTCCCACATGGACCGCAACCTCGCCCTGGAGGCCGTCCGCGTGACCGAGGCCGCCGCCCTGTCGGCCTCGCTGCTGATGGGCCGCGGCGACGAGAAGCTGGCCGACCAGGCCGCGGTCGACGCCATGCGCCAGGCGCTCAACACGCTCTACATCGACGGCACCGTCGTGATCGGCGAGGGTGAGCGCGACGAGGCCCCGATGCTCTACATCGGCGAGAAGGTCGGCGCCGGCATCGGCTCCGGCCCGAAGGTCGACATCGCGCTCGATCCGCTGGAAGGCACCACCATCTGCGCCACCGGCGGCCCGAACTCGCTGGCCGTCATCGCCATGGCGGAGGAGGGCGGCTTCCTGAACGCCCCCGACGTCTACATGGACAAGATCGCCGTCGGCGCCGGCCTGCCGGACAATGTCGTCGACCTGGACGAGACCCCGGCCAACAACCTGAAGGCGCTGGCCGCGGCCAAGGGCACCGACGTCGAGGAACTGCTGGTCTGCATCCTGAACCGTCCGCGCCATGCCGAGCTGATCGCCCGCGTCCGCGAAGCCGGCGCCCGCATCATGCTGATCAATGACGGCGACGTGTCGGGCGTCATCGCCACCAGCCAGGCCGGCACCGGCGTCGACATGTATGTCGGCTCGGGCGGTGCGCCGGAAGGCGTGCTGGCCGCGGCGGCGCTGCGCTGCATCGGCGGCCAGTTCCAGGGCCGTCTGCTGTTCCGCAACGACGACGAGAAGGCCCGCGCCGCCAAGTGGGGCGTCACCGACCTCGACAAGAAGTACAGCCTGCACGAACTGGCGCGCGGCAACGTCATGTTCGCCGCCACCGGCGTCACCGACGGCGCCATGTTGAAGGGCGTCCGCCGCTTCCCCGGCGGCGCCTACACCCATTCGGTGATCATGCGCTCCAAGTCGGGTACCGTCCGTTACATCGAGGCACACCACAACCTGTCGCGCAAGGTCAGCGTGAAGTAA
- a CDS encoding DUF1127 domain-containing protein gives MAYSSMHSTSGELFGVGTKDVTFFQRVVHWARERIELRRAESELNHMSDVELSDIGLTRGEIHNAVRRGV, from the coding sequence ATGGCCTACTCTTCGATGCACTCGACGTCCGGCGAATTGTTCGGTGTTGGAACCAAGGATGTTACCTTCTTTCAGCGTGTTGTTCATTGGGCCCGTGAGCGGATTGAACTTCGCCGCGCGGAAAGTGAGCTGAACCATATGTCCGATGTCGAACTGTCCGATATCGGTCTGACCAGGGGCGAGATCCACAACGCGGTCCGTCGCGGCGTCTGA
- a CDS encoding hybrid sensor histidine kinase/response regulator produces MSLIHRLQSLEAERDAAREEAERANLAKSKFLAAASHDLRQPLQALFFLSAALARHVGDHSGRDLLSRLDQGLDTMKGLLDGLLEVSRLEAGVVTPVLDTFAVSEITDALDAAYGKQATEKGLVWRVEGCDGMLRSDRGLLMQLLCNLVDNALRYTDAGVIRIRCRVDVGGGPEAGQLAIEVQDTGIGIPPEHLDRIFEEFHQVGNPERDRLRGLGLGLAIVRRLSQLLDHPVQVRSVQGRGSAFRVLVPLAAARFLAAGTGGAERQPGIDRPRLAVLVDDDAVVLLGLQTVLTEWGFRVVAADGTDRAMDRLAALGRAPDLVIADYRLREGRVGTEVIRRVRERYGAAVPALILTGETGIDTLADASAHGVPVLHKPVTPRQLQAEVDRQLRDASEDTIQAAQ; encoded by the coding sequence ATGAGTCTCATTCATCGCCTTCAGTCGCTGGAAGCGGAGCGCGATGCCGCCCGGGAGGAAGCCGAGCGGGCCAACCTCGCGAAGTCGAAGTTCCTTGCCGCCGCCAGCCACGATCTCCGCCAGCCCTTGCAGGCCCTGTTCTTCCTGTCCGCCGCCCTGGCCCGCCATGTCGGCGACCATAGCGGGCGCGACCTGCTGTCCCGGCTCGACCAGGGGCTGGACACCATGAAGGGGCTGCTCGACGGGTTGCTGGAGGTGTCGCGGCTGGAGGCCGGGGTGGTGACGCCGGTGCTGGACACTTTCGCGGTCAGCGAGATCACCGATGCGCTCGACGCCGCCTATGGCAAGCAGGCCACCGAAAAGGGCCTGGTCTGGCGGGTGGAGGGCTGCGACGGCATGCTGCGCAGCGACCGCGGCCTGCTGATGCAGCTGCTGTGCAATCTGGTCGACAACGCGCTGCGCTACACCGATGCGGGCGTCATCCGCATCCGCTGCCGGGTGGATGTCGGCGGCGGGCCGGAGGCCGGCCAGTTGGCGATCGAGGTGCAGGACACCGGCATCGGCATTCCGCCCGAACATCTCGACCGCATCTTCGAGGAGTTCCATCAGGTCGGCAACCCGGAACGCGACCGGCTGCGCGGGTTGGGGCTGGGGCTGGCCATCGTGCGGCGGCTGTCGCAGCTGCTCGACCATCCGGTCCAGGTGCGGTCGGTGCAGGGTCGGGGCTCCGCCTTCCGCGTGCTGGTGCCGCTGGCGGCCGCCCGCTTCCTCGCGGCGGGGACCGGCGGGGCCGAGCGGCAGCCCGGCATCGACCGGCCGCGGCTGGCGGTGCTGGTCGATGACGACGCGGTGGTCCTGCTGGGCTTGCAGACGGTGCTGACCGAATGGGGATTCCGGGTCGTGGCCGCCGACGGCACCGACCGGGCGATGGACCGGCTGGCCGCGCTGGGGCGGGCGCCCGACCTCGTGATCGCCGATTACCGGCTGCGCGAGGGACGTGTCGGCACGGAAGTGATCCGGCGCGTGCGCGAGCGCTACGGGGCGGCGGTTCCCGCCCTGATCCTGACCGGGGAGACCGGGATCGACACGTTGGCCGACGCCTCGGCCCATGGCGTCCCGGTTTTGCACAAGCCGGTGACGCCGCGCCAGCTCCAGGCCGAAGTCGATCGCCAGTTGCGTGACGCCAGCGAAGACACAATCCAGGCGGCGCAGTAG